The Rhododendron vialii isolate Sample 1 chromosome 8a, ASM3025357v1 genome has a window encoding:
- the LOC131336365 gene encoding tetratricopeptide repeat domain-containing protein PYG7, chloroplastic-like: protein MTYLCTKLTKDIHDLHVQKKEKIGLPSKRSGAIGRLAQAKYTQEKAERESYRSGGSLEEAIAGGKCGWVCCAIKIAAVVTEVDVVVVKWSARKEGKTKTSKLLVCRQSCWKCLTPCLATLRINRRRSKTDVLRLWKLGAATGDLSGTLKQTVGGQLMQRSSDNNNYSKLNQSEILVKKRRRMVFFSQVSLADPILGRELAIGTPLISTKSEDIPRSLLIAEEIANTKGPLSLVALSCGSISWLTSAQVVQASEYFKMNAVYEIGELFELGIQLSYLLILLGLLGVGTFFVIRQVLVRRELDLSTKELQEQVRSGDACATEYFELGAVMLRRKFYPAAIKYLLQAIEKWDGDDQDLAQVYNALGVSYIRDGKLEKGVTQFETAVKLQPGYVTAWNNLGDAYEKKKELKSALKAFEEVLLFDPNNKLA from the exons ATGACATATTTgtgcacaaaattaacaaaagacATACACGACTTACACGTacagaagaaagagaaaattggGCTCCCGTCCAAAAGAAGTGGTGCAATAGGACGCTTAGCCCAAGCTAAGTACACGCAAG agaaagcagagagagagagttaccgGAGTGGTGGCTCGCTGGAGGAGGCGATAGCCGGTGGGAAATGTGGCTG GGTTTGTTGTGCAATAAAAATAGCTGCAGTTGTCACTGAAGTGGATGTGGTGGTGGTAAAATGGAGCGCAAGAAAGGAAGGCAAAACAAAGACATCAAAGCTGTTGGTTTGTCGACAGAGTTGTTGGAAATGTTTGACCCCTTGTCTTGCTACCTTACGAATCAATCGAAGAAGAAGCAAAACCGACGTACTGAGGTTATGGAAACTGGGAGCCGCTACTGGTGATTTATCTGGGACCCTGAAGCAAACAGTTGGTGGGCAATTGATGCAACGCAGCAGCGATAATAACAACTACAGCAAGCTGAATCAAAGTGAAATACTAgtaaagaagaggaggaggatggtTTTCTTCTCTCAAGTCAGCCTCGCCGACCCT ATACTTGGAAGGGAACTGGCTATTGGGACACCCTTGATCTCAACAAAATCTGAGG ACATTCCACGGAGCCTGTTGATTGCTGAGGAGATTGCAAATACAAAAGGGCCGTTAAGTTTGGTGGCTTTATCATGTGGATCAATCTCGTGGTTGACATCTGCACAAGTGGTACAAGCCAGTGAATACTTCAAAATGAATGCGGTTTATGAGATTGGAGAACTGTTTGAATTGGGAATCCAGCTCTCCTACCTGCTTATATTATTGGGTCTACTTGGGGTTGGAACTTTCTTTGTGATTCGTCAAGTTCTTGTGCGCAGAGAACTTGACCTTTCTACCAAAGAATTGCAA GAGCAAGTACGAAGTGGTGATGCCTGTGCAACTGAGTATTTTGAACTTGGAGCAGTAATGTTGAGGAGGAAATTTTACCCTGCAGCTATTAAATACTTGCTTCAGGCGATCGAGAAATGGGATGGAGATGATCAAGATCTTGCTCAA GTCTATAATGCCCTTGGAGTCAGTTACATCCGTGATGGAAAGCTCGAAAAGGGAGTCACTCAATTTGAGACTGCCGTGAAGCTACAACCGGGCTATGTCACAGCTTGGAACAACCTCGGAGACGCCtatgagaagaagaaagagttgAAGTCTGCTCTCAAGGCATTTGAAGAAGTCCTGCTTTTTGATCCAAACAACAAGCTCGCGTGA